The following are encoded in a window of Nibricoccus aquaticus genomic DNA:
- a CDS encoding archaeosortase/exosortase family protein: MKSLPIRPFLLVNLSLIALFWLLLFIRIHTEWIVNDLYAYGWAVPFLAAYLFAERWRDRPAPATDRPHPLWLVIPVLLLLAYLPLRIVNEANPDWVKVNVYLTALTASFSFAALFAMGRHRWVWHFAFPILFVFTALPWPVAVEENIVQTLTRWNTLVSADTLTLCGIPAINQGNLIQIGETWVNVAEACSGIRSLQTSFMMSLFLGEFYRMGPFLRLLLVGSSFVVAFVLNIGRTTTLTYLAGTRGNDVMEKWHDHIGTAVMVLCLAGLWFLALGFDKLRAKLASLDAAEDAATATAAPKIAPPPSPPASPLPLAPIPFPIALVAFGFIALATAEIATEAWYRHHEAQLPPPKEWAIHWPKNADSFKMGEFPERTRAILKYNEGETASWTTPEGYSFQMYYVRWYPGRVSKFLSGAHHPTVCLPATGLKLKSETGPFSAHTPALDVPFSTYIFEAGPRTVYVYHAIMEDIPLSANETVGYTFVKTEERIDSVLRGQRNLGQRVIGISLSGPYARDEAEAIIQKTLSQLIRPLNAPQS; encoded by the coding sequence ATGAAGTCTCTCCCGATTCGACCATTTCTTCTCGTTAACCTGAGTCTCATCGCCCTCTTCTGGCTGCTGCTTTTCATCCGCATCCACACCGAGTGGATCGTGAACGACCTCTACGCCTACGGCTGGGCTGTCCCCTTCCTCGCCGCCTACCTCTTCGCCGAACGCTGGCGCGACCGCCCCGCACCGGCCACCGACCGCCCCCACCCGCTCTGGCTCGTCATCCCCGTTCTCCTCCTGCTCGCCTATCTACCCCTGCGTATCGTTAACGAAGCCAACCCCGATTGGGTCAAGGTGAACGTCTACCTCACCGCCCTCACCGCCAGCTTCTCCTTCGCCGCCCTCTTCGCCATGGGTCGCCACCGCTGGGTCTGGCACTTCGCCTTCCCCATCCTCTTCGTCTTCACCGCCCTCCCCTGGCCCGTCGCCGTCGAGGAGAACATCGTCCAGACCCTCACCCGCTGGAATACCCTCGTCTCTGCCGACACCCTCACCCTCTGCGGCATCCCCGCCATCAACCAGGGCAACCTCATCCAGATCGGCGAAACCTGGGTCAACGTCGCCGAAGCCTGCAGCGGTATCCGATCCCTCCAGACATCCTTCATGATGTCCCTCTTCCTCGGCGAATTCTACCGCATGGGCCCTTTCCTGCGACTCCTCCTCGTCGGTTCCTCCTTCGTCGTCGCCTTCGTCCTCAACATCGGCCGCACCACCACCCTCACCTACCTCGCCGGCACCCGAGGCAACGACGTCATGGAAAAATGGCACGACCACATCGGCACCGCCGTCATGGTCCTCTGCCTCGCCGGCCTCTGGTTCCTCGCCCTCGGCTTCGATAAACTCCGCGCCAAACTCGCCTCCCTCGACGCCGCCGAAGACGCCGCCACCGCCACCGCCGCGCCGAAAATCGCCCCCCCTCCATCGCCCCCCGCCTCCCCGCTCCCCCTCGCACCCATCCCCTTCCCCATCGCCCTTGTCGCCTTCGGCTTCATTGCCCTCGCCACCGCCGAAATCGCCACCGAAGCCTGGTACCGCCACCACGAAGCCCAGCTCCCGCCACCGAAGGAATGGGCCATCCACTGGCCCAAAAACGCCGACTCCTTCAAAATGGGTGAATTCCCCGAACGCACCCGCGCCATCCTCAAATACAACGAAGGCGAAACCGCCTCCTGGACCACCCCCGAAGGCTACAGCTTCCAGATGTATTACGTCCGCTGGTACCCCGGCCGCGTCTCCAAATTCCTCTCCGGTGCCCACCACCCCACCGTCTGCCTCCCCGCCACCGGCCTGAAACTCAAAAGCGAAACCGGCCCCTTCAGCGCCCACACCCCCGCTCTCGACGTCCCCTTCTCCACCTACATCTTCGAAGCCGGCCCCCGCACCGTCTACGTTTACCACGCCATCATGGAGGACATCCCCCTTTCCGCCAACGAAACCGTCGGCTACACCTTCGTGAAAACCGAAGAACGCATCGACTCCGTCCTCCGCGGTCAGCGCAACCTCGGCCAGCGTGTCATCGGCATCTCCCTCTCCGGCCCCTACGCCCGCGACGAAGCCGAAGCCATCATCCAAAAAACCCTCTCTCAACTAATCCGCCCCCTGAACGCCCCCCAGTCCTGA
- a CDS encoding tetratricopeptide repeat protein translates to MLKLLPKKRSTRVIVFIWAAVLMVVIAGVSYKYFAKPAYKNWREKRANNIAREHLAAGDYPAALAAARKAIQYNQSNVDAWRLAVEITEKQDSSQVFVYQQGLAGVEPTLENKLKFIRVAVKYNAYPQALDAINKVGAEAAQSVEFYELASQVSQVMRNQTKAKYYLMSLVKLQPDNNKARLDLAQIRLTDGFDDNKPSIRAEIRSLSNDPTLRVRALTLLLVDAIQTKNENGALEIANQLSLTPDVPVGTQLMVAEAYRQSSPKRFTPYLESLKTSYATKLENIPVLVSYLGSHDMSADALQWIASLDPKLRDDETVQLSRAAATLALKDYAGLESFLRPVKWTENEFARQALLAYAARQRGDERNFAEAWKLAVIEVGNNPRRLQSLLARTITWGWPEQRVELLWKKFSLEPSDKTTRQQISTWERSHQNTAALNRLYGRINENDPGDRESKNDYTYTSLLLGTSLDRAHTAARENYEADSKNAYFTTTYALSLYKQNKPQEALQTLQTLGIGALASPERSLLNGVFLIANGNIDEGVEQTAHLKLDQFLPEERRLYQEATLLVEKARRDQATSTRLANLATSNNASRTERKSWLQALPATYRNSTVQLELADSLYATDDYRGLESTLRNEKWDTNDFLRLTLLAYAQKNLGKDADFHATWRLVTTTTPPAHLPVLEEIAERWGWSAERLDILNRIIQRDPSDTSALTQLADHYRQNGQTGELARLYSLRVEADAPSADDKSHFAYYSLLINTNLTKAHVLAKQAYDAAPEVPFNAKAYALSLYKQSRPTDAWRTLEKLIAIGETGPAQITLLRAAISLEQGKLPEARQYLDSFDPRTALPEESALADTLAKNITAKNI, encoded by the coding sequence ATGCTTAAACTCCTCCCCAAAAAACGCAGCACCCGTGTCATCGTCTTCATCTGGGCCGCTGTCCTCATGGTCGTCATCGCCGGCGTCTCCTACAAATACTTCGCCAAACCCGCCTATAAAAACTGGCGCGAAAAACGCGCCAACAACATCGCCCGCGAACACCTCGCCGCCGGCGATTACCCCGCCGCCCTCGCCGCCGCCCGCAAAGCCATCCAGTACAACCAGTCCAACGTCGACGCCTGGCGCCTCGCCGTTGAAATCACCGAAAAACAAGACTCCTCCCAAGTCTTCGTCTACCAGCAAGGCCTCGCCGGCGTCGAACCCACCCTCGAAAACAAACTCAAATTCATCCGCGTAGCCGTTAAGTACAACGCCTACCCCCAGGCCCTCGACGCCATCAACAAAGTCGGCGCCGAAGCCGCCCAATCCGTCGAATTCTACGAACTCGCCTCCCAAGTCAGCCAGGTCATGCGCAACCAGACCAAGGCCAAGTACTACCTCATGAGCCTGGTGAAGCTCCAGCCCGACAACAACAAAGCCCGCCTCGACCTCGCCCAAATCCGCCTCACCGACGGCTTCGACGATAACAAACCCTCCATCCGCGCCGAAATCCGCAGCCTTTCCAACGACCCCACCCTCCGCGTCCGCGCCCTCACCCTCCTCCTCGTCGACGCCATCCAGACTAAAAACGAAAACGGCGCCCTCGAAATCGCCAACCAGCTCAGCCTCACCCCCGACGTCCCCGTCGGCACCCAGCTCATGGTCGCCGAAGCCTACCGCCAGTCCTCCCCCAAACGCTTCACCCCCTATCTGGAAAGTCTCAAAACCAGCTACGCCACCAAACTCGAAAACATCCCCGTCCTCGTCAGCTACCTCGGCTCCCACGACATGAGCGCCGACGCCCTCCAATGGATCGCCTCCCTCGATCCCAAACTCCGCGACGACGAAACCGTCCAGCTCTCCCGCGCCGCCGCCACCCTCGCCCTCAAAGACTACGCCGGCCTCGAAAGCTTCCTGCGCCCCGTCAAGTGGACCGAAAACGAATTCGCCCGCCAGGCCCTCCTCGCCTACGCCGCCCGCCAGCGCGGCGACGAACGCAACTTCGCCGAAGCCTGGAAACTCGCCGTCATCGAAGTCGGCAACAACCCCCGCCGCCTCCAAAGCCTTCTCGCCCGCACCATCACCTGGGGCTGGCCCGAACAACGCGTCGAACTCCTCTGGAAAAAATTCTCCCTCGAACCCTCCGATAAAACCACCCGCCAGCAAATCAGCACCTGGGAACGCTCCCACCAGAACACCGCCGCCCTCAACCGCCTCTACGGCCGCATCAACGAAAACGACCCCGGCGACCGCGAATCTAAAAACGACTACACCTACACCAGCCTCCTCCTCGGCACCTCCCTCGACCGTGCCCACACCGCCGCCCGCGAAAACTACGAGGCCGACAGCAAAAACGCCTACTTCACCACCACCTACGCCCTCTCCCTCTACAAACAAAACAAACCCCAGGAGGCTCTCCAGACCCTTCAGACCCTCGGTATCGGCGCCCTCGCCTCCCCCGAACGCAGCCTCCTCAACGGCGTCTTCCTGATCGCCAACGGCAACATCGACGAAGGCGTCGAACAAACCGCCCACCTCAAACTCGACCAATTCCTCCCCGAAGAACGCCGCCTCTACCAGGAAGCCACCCTCCTCGTCGAAAAAGCCCGCCGCGACCAAGCCACCTCCACCCGCCTCGCCAACCTCGCCACCTCCAACAACGCCTCCCGTACCGAGCGCAAAAGCTGGCTCCAAGCCCTCCCCGCCACCTACCGCAACTCCACCGTCCAACTAGAACTCGCCGACTCCCTCTACGCCACCGACGACTACCGCGGCCTCGAATCCACCCTCCGCAACGAAAAGTGGGACACCAACGACTTCCTCCGCCTCACCCTCCTCGCCTACGCCCAGAAGAACCTCGGCAAAGACGCTGACTTCCACGCCACCTGGCGCCTTGTCACCACCACCACCCCACCCGCCCACCTCCCCGTCCTCGAAGAAATCGCCGAACGCTGGGGCTGGTCCGCCGAACGCCTCGATATCCTCAACCGCATCATCCAACGCGACCCCTCCGACACCTCCGCCCTCACCCAACTCGCCGACCACTACCGCCAGAACGGCCAGACCGGCGAACTCGCCCGCCTCTACTCCCTGCGCGTAGAAGCCGACGCCCCCTCGGCCGATGACAAGAGCCACTTCGCCTACTACAGCCTCCTCATTAACACCAACCTCACCAAAGCCCACGTCCTCGCCAAACAAGCCTACGACGCCGCCCCCGAGGTTCCCTTCAACGCCAAAGCCTACGCCCTCTCCCTCTACAAACAGTCCCGCCCCACCGACGCCTGGCGCACCCTCGAAAAACTCATCGCCATCGGCGAAACCGGTCCCGCCCAGATCACCCTCCTGCGCGCCGCCATCAGCCTCGAACAAGGCAAGCTCCCCGAAGCCCGCCAATACCTCGACAGCTTCGACCCCCGCACCGCCCTCCCCGAAGAATCCGCCCTCGCCGACACCCTCGCCAAAAACATCACCGCCAAAAACATCTGA
- a CDS encoding outer membrane beta-barrel protein, which yields MIHSHRQALRALLPLLVASATATTSYGFAEIARGSLLLQTNASATYDSYFLGTIDNAPDTTYSLYPSLRYIRNAGRGTITASTGVAFNRYEKNQDLDSDDLRASLQVDLPTVEGARFKGNVGLDYNEATIVDVYVNDRVATETFSGNLAFEYRLSDRTNLRESFGYSSTTRDLYSDQEMISNQVALTYKGFLRGTSLTALHDMNFTNTTGDVFTGGVGLDQQSHNFSLGLSRPLYGEVNGSLNYGYSFLRRSAQETTSGETKSTSSYISVSIDGPFLPRKRFPKLTSSASLSYSQPATAGRNDEAGKFFSGNLSLTWSARERTKLSIQASRSMDLSLTDLSIENNRISGGFDQQFGRSTNLTGNAGYAWQTTRGTDREDRIIDASLELSRTFNKYLTIGTGYTYQNNDTSSSGAQPGRFAPRDYERHTVKLTASVTF from the coding sequence GTGATCCACTCGCACCGCCAAGCGCTCCGCGCCCTCCTCCCCCTCCTGGTCGCCTCCGCCACCGCCACCACCAGCTACGGCTTCGCCGAAATCGCCCGCGGCTCCCTCCTCCTCCAGACCAACGCCTCCGCCACCTACGACTCTTACTTCCTCGGCACCATCGATAACGCCCCCGACACCACCTACTCCCTCTACCCCTCCCTCCGCTACATCCGTAACGCCGGCCGCGGCACCATCACCGCCTCCACCGGCGTCGCCTTTAACCGCTACGAAAAAAATCAAGACCTCGATTCCGACGACCTCCGCGCCAGCCTCCAAGTCGATCTCCCCACCGTCGAAGGTGCCCGCTTCAAAGGTAACGTCGGCCTCGATTACAACGAAGCCACCATCGTCGACGTCTACGTCAACGACCGCGTCGCTACCGAGACCTTCAGCGGCAACCTCGCCTTCGAATACCGCCTGAGCGACCGCACCAACCTCCGCGAATCATTCGGCTACTCCAGCACCACCCGCGACCTCTACAGCGACCAGGAGATGATCTCCAACCAGGTCGCCCTCACCTATAAAGGTTTCCTCCGCGGCACCTCCCTCACCGCCCTTCACGACATGAACTTCACCAACACCACCGGTGATGTCTTCACCGGCGGCGTCGGCCTTGATCAACAATCCCACAACTTCAGCCTCGGCCTCTCCCGCCCCCTCTACGGCGAAGTCAACGGATCGCTCAACTACGGCTACTCCTTCCTCCGCCGCTCCGCCCAGGAAACCACCTCCGGCGAAACCAAAAGCACCAGCAGCTACATCAGCGTGTCGATAGATGGTCCTTTCCTCCCCCGCAAACGCTTCCCCAAACTCACCAGCTCCGCCTCCCTCTCCTACTCCCAACCCGCCACCGCAGGCCGCAACGACGAAGCCGGCAAATTCTTCAGCGGCAACCTCAGCCTCACCTGGTCCGCCCGCGAACGCACCAAACTGAGCATCCAGGCCAGCCGCTCCATGGATCTCTCCCTCACCGACCTCAGCATCGAAAACAACCGCATCAGCGGCGGCTTCGACCAACAATTCGGCCGCTCCACCAACCTCACCGGCAACGCCGGCTACGCCTGGCAGACCACCCGCGGCACCGACCGCGAAGACCGCATCATCGATGCCAGTCTCGAGCTCTCCCGCACCTTCAATAAGTACCTCACCATCGGCACCGGCTACACCTACCAAAACAACGACACCTCCTCCTCCGGTGCCCAGCCAGGCCGCTTTGCCCCGCGCGACTACGAACGACACACCGTCAAGCTCACCGCCTCCGTCACCTTCTAA
- a CDS encoding polysaccharide biosynthesis/export family protein produces the protein MSSSRLSLIALACLLIGATAHAQDNSKTGKNTTAASKNTAAKDSSAPLIMATDPGYRLSLGDEISIGVHGEDDMSTAERIDKKGTVRIPYVNEITLADKTVREAENYIEQVLIERKLFKKPLVSITVRDYATNEVTLTGRGVRQGVFPLPKEVASIEIVELMTRYGGFTANAKSNDVKVYHKDETGREQVTSVDVEAMMENRKNALKSFPIYPGDRIYVDERLF, from the coding sequence ATGAGCTCCTCACGCCTCTCCCTCATCGCGCTCGCTTGCCTCCTCATCGGCGCCACCGCCCACGCGCAGGATAACTCCAAGACCGGCAAAAACACCACCGCCGCCTCCAAAAACACAGCCGCCAAAGACTCCTCGGCCCCCCTCATCATGGCGACCGACCCCGGCTACCGCCTCTCCCTCGGCGACGAAATCTCCATCGGCGTCCACGGCGAAGACGACATGTCCACCGCCGAACGCATCGATAAAAAAGGCACCGTCCGCATCCCCTACGTCAACGAGATCACCCTCGCCGATAAAACCGTCCGCGAAGCCGAAAACTACATCGAGCAAGTCCTCATCGAACGGAAACTCTTCAAAAAACCCTTGGTCAGCATCACCGTCCGCGACTACGCCACCAACGAAGTCACCCTCACCGGCCGCGGCGTCCGCCAAGGCGTCTTCCCTCTCCCGAAAGAAGTCGCCAGCATCGAAATCGTCGAGCTCATGACCCGCTACGGCGGCTTCACCGCCAACGCCAAATCCAACGACGTGAAGGTCTACCACAAAGACGAAACTGGCCGCGAACAAGTCACCAGCGTCGACGTGGAAGCCATGATGGAAAACCGCAAAAACGCCCTCAAAAGTTTCCCTATCTACCCAGGTGACCGCATCTACGTCGACGAGCGCTTGTTCTAA
- a CDS encoding GumC family protein codes for MSKSTKSSSGKRGSSEQPQTKPAGGGFSPKSLLNMFLERWWIGLIVAAAVAAAFVLSQPKPEPIYKTEVKLLFENQKDNVIGMAGVVETTTNSGMQLQLHIEQMLSRTFYESVQSSFTPKEIEQIQNAYRNPDSPTAPPPSLADIIRPNVRIEPQRSTTILRIMVWNKDPEAAALIANRFARQYIQYTIDRAMTKTSSAMLLLRGQAEEKRTELQLIERQKQDFRAKHNMAALGENKGVVQQKVTMLGNSLAEAELRQTNLRTLIESVEDYQKNNKNILEISDIASYGNVSEMKTRIDTLRAERRQLDERYLSEHPRMKQNQLAMEDAEAGFKSAVDLAIAELKNRFNFAKQHELRLRTDYAETEKQAQELDKITSEYKYIEDESNIKSKNYQDILSRLSEISIISQLDNVNITIHDKALVPGFPDTGTPKEVIKQAAALAFVLFFGIPVGLGFLDTRVKSSHDVESGLNQTLLGGIKAMKKLSETERPNVFRLGKDEALSEAYRGVFSEVEIRSIVPYPKRILFTSSIPSEGKSLTASNMAAVFAAHGKKTLLVDCDFRRPTLRRYFGTQSGVGLLPWLRENGSNAAAQVETQKMGIVTIAPGLDLLPAGDAIKNPTEVIDQLAHCDLFNKLSKIYDLVIIDTPPAAVFPDALLLSRFCTEMIYVCRFKTVRKAVIRKALEKFQESGITILGVVLNCMPHASVMNYGYDGYGAYKADYYKSYQGEKAESK; via the coding sequence ATGTCCAAATCCACCAAATCCTCCTCCGGCAAACGCGGCTCGTCCGAACAGCCACAGACTAAGCCAGCCGGCGGCGGCTTCTCGCCCAAGAGCCTGCTCAACATGTTCCTTGAGCGCTGGTGGATCGGCCTGATCGTCGCCGCCGCCGTCGCCGCCGCCTTCGTCCTCTCCCAGCCCAAACCCGAGCCCATCTACAAAACCGAAGTCAAACTCCTCTTCGAAAACCAAAAGGATAACGTCATCGGCATGGCCGGTGTCGTCGAAACCACCACCAACTCCGGCATGCAGCTCCAGCTCCACATCGAACAGATGCTGAGCCGCACCTTCTACGAATCCGTCCAAAGCTCCTTCACCCCCAAAGAAATCGAGCAAATCCAGAACGCCTACCGCAACCCGGACAGCCCCACCGCGCCCCCCCCCTCGCTCGCCGACATCATCCGCCCCAACGTCCGCATCGAACCCCAGCGCAGCACCACCATCCTGCGCATCATGGTCTGGAATAAAGACCCCGAAGCCGCCGCCCTCATCGCCAACCGCTTCGCCCGCCAGTACATCCAGTACACCATCGACCGCGCGATGACCAAGACCAGCTCCGCCATGCTCCTGCTCCGCGGCCAGGCCGAGGAAAAACGCACCGAGCTCCAGCTCATCGAGCGCCAGAAACAAGACTTCCGCGCCAAACATAACATGGCCGCCCTCGGCGAAAACAAAGGCGTCGTTCAACAAAAAGTCACCATGCTCGGCAACTCCCTCGCCGAAGCCGAACTCCGCCAGACCAACCTGCGCACTCTCATCGAATCCGTCGAAGACTACCAAAAAAACAACAAGAACATCTTGGAGATCTCCGACATCGCCAGCTACGGCAACGTCTCCGAGATGAAAACCCGCATCGACACCCTCCGTGCCGAACGCCGCCAGCTCGACGAACGCTACCTCTCCGAACACCCCCGCATGAAGCAAAACCAGCTCGCGATGGAAGACGCCGAAGCCGGCTTCAAATCCGCCGTCGATCTCGCCATCGCCGAACTCAAAAACCGCTTCAACTTCGCCAAACAACACGAACTGCGCCTCCGCACCGACTACGCCGAAACCGAAAAACAGGCCCAGGAACTCGATAAAATCACCAGCGAGTACAAATACATCGAAGACGAATCGAACATCAAAAGTAAGAACTACCAGGACATCCTCTCCCGCCTCAGCGAGATCAGCATCATCTCCCAGCTCGATAACGTAAATATCACCATCCACGACAAAGCCCTCGTCCCCGGCTTCCCCGACACCGGCACCCCCAAGGAAGTCATCAAACAAGCCGCCGCCCTCGCCTTCGTCCTCTTCTTCGGCATCCCCGTCGGCCTCGGCTTCCTCGATACCCGCGTCAAATCCAGCCACGACGTCGAATCCGGTCTCAACCAGACCCTCCTCGGCGGCATCAAAGCCATGAAAAAGCTGAGCGAGACCGAGCGCCCCAACGTCTTCCGCCTCGGCAAAGACGAAGCCCTCTCCGAAGCCTACCGCGGCGTCTTCAGCGAAGTCGAAATCCGCTCCATCGTCCCCTACCCGAAGCGCATCCTCTTCACCTCCAGCATCCCCAGCGAAGGCAAGAGCCTCACCGCCTCCAACATGGCCGCCGTCTTCGCCGCCCACGGCAAAAAAACCCTCCTCGTGGACTGCGACTTCCGCCGCCCCACCCTCCGCCGCTACTTCGGCACCCAATCCGGCGTCGGCCTCCTCCCCTGGCTCCGCGAAAACGGCTCCAACGCCGCCGCCCAGGTCGAAACCCAAAAAATGGGCATCGTCACCATCGCCCCCGGCCTCGACCTCCTGCCCGCCGGCGACGCCATCAAGAACCCCACCGAAGTCATCGACCAGCTCGCCCACTGCGACCTCTTCAACAAACTCTCCAAAATCTACGACCTCGTCATCATCGACACGCCTCCCGCCGCCGTCTTCCCCGACGCCCTCCTCCTCTCCCGCTTCTGCACCGAGATGATCTACGTCTGCCGCTTCAAGACCGTCCGCAAGGCCGTCATCCGCAAAGCCCTCGAAAAATTCCAGGAATCCGGCATCACCATCCTCGGCGTCGTCCTCAACTGCATGCCTCACGCCTCCGTCATGAACTACGGATACGACGGCTACGGCGCCTACAAGGCCGATTACTACAAGTCCTACCAGGGCGAAAAAGCGGAATCCAAATAA